A stretch of the Sphingobacterium thalpophilum genome encodes the following:
- a CDS encoding RrF2 family transcriptional regulator has product MLHNLRFATALHIMVLAQLDDTLRWLPSEYIASSIQINASVVRKEIASLKAASLLVSKEGKGGGIRINTELEDITLADIYLSTKQNELPGKFNNPNPACIVGKNINSKLQVLYQEVDTDIIRHLEKIKLRDFSNTFNT; this is encoded by the coding sequence ATGTTACACAATCTTAGATTCGCAACAGCACTACATATTATGGTATTGGCGCAATTGGACGACACCCTCCGATGGCTCCCGTCCGAATATATTGCTTCCAGCATTCAGATCAATGCCAGTGTAGTGCGGAAAGAAATCGCCTCTTTGAAAGCAGCATCCTTATTGGTCAGCAAAGAAGGTAAAGGCGGGGGGATTCGAATAAACACTGAACTCGAAGACATCACCTTGGCAGACATTTACCTCAGTACCAAACAAAATGAGCTACCGGGCAAATTCAACAACCCGAATCCGGCTTGTATTGTAGGTAAAAATATCAATTCCAAATTGCAGGTGCTCTATCAGGAAGTCGACACTGATATCATTCGGCATTTGGAAAAGATAAAGCTGAGAGATTTTAGTAACACATTTAATACGTAA
- a CDS encoding amino acid permease gives MLFKKSIPQLIAEANENGEHTLKRTLSSTGLIALGVGAIIGAGLFSLTGIAAAENAGPAVILSFIIAAVGCAFAGLCYAEFASMIPVAGSAYTYSYATMGEFVAWIIGWDLVLEYALAGATVAVSWSQYFNQLLMIFHIHLPDMLLKGPWEGGVVNLPAIIIVCLLSLLLMRGTQESSTVNNILVILKVGVVLIFIALGWSFINPANHDPFIPVNPGEEMVKSGQQSLMAFLKSDDFGHFGISGVLRAAGVVFFAFIGFDAVSTAAQEAKNPKKGMPIGIIGSLVICTLLYVLFSYVMTGIENYTMFKGDAKPVATAFAKTGYHFLNTALIITIIAGYTSVILVMLLGQSRVFYSMSKDGLLPKVFSDLSKRQTPWKTNAIFMVFVSIFAGFVPVSDLGHMVSIGTLFAFTLVCVGILVLRKTDPKLERPFKTPLVPFVPVMGILVCVLMMASLPIESWERLAIWLALGLLIYFVYGKKHSVIRKQHQNQQSVE, from the coding sequence ATGCTATTTAAGAAATCGATTCCTCAGCTGATCGCGGAGGCAAATGAAAATGGTGAACATACGCTCAAAAGGACGTTGTCGAGCACAGGCCTGATCGCGTTGGGTGTAGGCGCCATCATTGGGGCAGGACTATTTTCCTTAACTGGAATTGCCGCTGCTGAAAATGCTGGCCCAGCTGTCATCTTATCTTTCATTATTGCAGCCGTAGGCTGTGCTTTTGCCGGTCTCTGCTACGCCGAATTTGCTTCCATGATTCCAGTGGCGGGAAGCGCCTATACCTATTCCTATGCCACCATGGGTGAATTTGTTGCCTGGATCATCGGCTGGGATCTTGTCCTGGAATACGCTCTGGCCGGAGCCACAGTAGCCGTCAGTTGGTCGCAGTATTTTAATCAGCTGTTAATGATATTCCATATCCATTTGCCAGACATGCTACTCAAGGGCCCCTGGGAAGGTGGCGTAGTCAATCTGCCCGCTATTATCATCGTCTGCCTGCTTTCTCTCCTATTGATGCGGGGGACGCAGGAATCCTCTACAGTAAATAATATATTAGTTATTTTAAAAGTAGGTGTAGTCCTGATTTTTATCGCCTTGGGCTGGAGCTTCATTAATCCGGCCAATCACGATCCTTTTATTCCCGTGAATCCAGGCGAAGAAATGGTTAAGAGCGGTCAACAGAGTCTCATGGCCTTCCTCAAAAGCGACGATTTTGGGCATTTTGGAATCAGTGGGGTATTGCGCGCAGCTGGTGTCGTATTCTTTGCATTTATTGGTTTTGACGCAGTAAGCACAGCAGCGCAAGAAGCCAAAAATCCGAAAAAGGGCATGCCTATCGGTATCATCGGCTCTCTCGTCATCTGTACCTTGCTGTATGTGCTCTTTTCCTATGTAATGACCGGTATCGAAAACTATACCATGTTTAAAGGTGACGCCAAACCCGTCGCCACTGCATTTGCTAAAACAGGTTACCATTTCTTGAATACAGCTTTGATTATTACGATTATTGCAGGTTATACATCGGTCATCCTTGTTATGCTACTTGGCCAGAGCCGTGTATTCTATTCGATGAGCAAGGATGGCCTTCTTCCCAAAGTATTTTCAGATCTTTCCAAAAGGCAGACACCTTGGAAAACAAACGCAATCTTTATGGTATTTGTGAGCATCTTTGCAGGATTTGTACCAGTATCAGATCTTGGCCATATGGTTAGTATAGGTACTCTGTTTGCCTTTACGCTAGTTTGTGTCGGCATATTGGTACTGCGCAAAACCGATCCAAAATTGGAGCGCCCCTTCAAAACACCACTTGTTCCTTTTGTGCCTGTTATGGGTATCCTCGTATGTGTACTGATGATGGCATCTTTACCGATCGAGAGCTGGGAACGTCTCGCGATCTGGTTAGCCCTCGGCTTATTGATTTACTTTGTGTATGGCAAAAAGCATAGCGTTATCCGTAAGCAGCACCAAAATCAACAGTCTGTCGAATAA
- a CDS encoding NAD(P)-dependent oxidoreductase — translation MKVAVIGSTGYVGSHLVKELAERNYDVIAIARHIDNIPSGHRIVRAEIDIHNHQQLVNALKGADVVVSAFNAGWSNPNLYEDFTKGALAIQQAVKDAGVKRFIVVGGAGSLVVDGKRLVDSPDFPKEIKPGALAAADYLDTIRKEQELNWTMISPAIEMNSQAGGIRTGKYRTGLDHPVFDAEGRSRLSVEDLAVAIADEIEQKQFINQRFTAAY, via the coding sequence ATGAAAGTAGCAGTCATTGGATCCACTGGCTATGTTGGATCACACCTTGTAAAAGAATTAGCCGAGCGCAACTACGACGTCATCGCGATTGCACGTCATATTGACAACATTCCTTCCGGCCATCGGATCGTTAGGGCCGAGATCGACATTCACAATCACCAACAGCTTGTGAATGCATTGAAGGGAGCAGACGTAGTGGTCTCGGCTTTCAATGCCGGCTGGTCAAACCCTAACCTTTATGAAGACTTTACCAAAGGTGCATTGGCCATCCAGCAAGCTGTTAAAGACGCCGGAGTGAAACGTTTTATCGTTGTCGGCGGAGCAGGGAGTCTAGTAGTCGATGGTAAACGTCTTGTGGATTCACCAGACTTTCCAAAAGAAATTAAACCAGGTGCGCTCGCTGCCGCCGATTATCTTGACACGATACGCAAAGAGCAGGAGCTAAACTGGACAATGATCAGTCCCGCCATTGAGATGAATTCCCAGGCGGGTGGCATCCGCACTGGCAAATACCGGACTGGCCTGGACCATCCTGTATTTGATGCCGAAGGCAGGTCGAGGCTTTCGGTTGAAGACCTTGCGGTCGCTATCGCCGACGAAATCGAGCAAAAACAGTTCATCAACCAACGCTTTACGGCGGCATACTAA
- a CDS encoding M1 family metallopeptidase, with protein sequence MMKSVALASLSLIALSYSLPSFSQDQNSKYSYTEAFAPLFFNNNGNDYRSAAGKPGAAYWQNAADYKIQASLNDQNDQVTGTVEITYSNNSPDNMDYLWLQLDQNMFSQQGRGQLISPLTNSRYGDANSTFDGGYKIQSVTDVNGHAIEHIIDDTRMQLRLPAPLKSKGGKISFKIAYQYTVPQYGADRTGILDTKNGKIYAIAQWFPRLCVYDDIRGWNTLPYTGPGEFYREFGNYQVEITAPANHIVVLGGELLNPQEVFTAEQFKRYQQAQRSDETVLIRSAEEVTVKRSRPDKKTLTWKYQLNNAQDIAWASSTAFILDGARINLPSGRTALALSAYPVESNTNNAWERSTEYTKAAIEIYSKKWFEYPYPVAVNVASNVGGMEYPALSFCGNQARAGSLWGVTNHEFGHNWFPMIVGSNEREHGWMDEGFNTFINELATEEFNNGEYYRSQASRSYIFTAQNLEPIMSTPQNMKERNIGALVYYKPAYGLKLLRNVIVGKERFDYAFKKYIQEWAYKHPTPEDFFRAMENGTGESLNWFWRGWFVHNWQMDQGIKSVSYANNNPMHGALVTVENLEKLPMPIIVEATTVSGKKIRKKLPVEIWERNQVWQFKMPTTEALQSVELDPEHVMPDKNPDNNIWKAN encoded by the coding sequence ATGATGAAAAGTGTTGCCCTAGCTTCCTTAAGTCTAATTGCACTAAGCTATTCTTTGCCGTCCTTTTCCCAGGATCAAAATTCCAAATACAGCTATACGGAGGCCTTTGCGCCATTATTTTTCAATAATAACGGCAACGATTATCGTTCTGCAGCAGGAAAACCGGGTGCTGCCTACTGGCAGAATGCGGCAGATTATAAAATACAGGCATCGCTCAACGACCAGAATGATCAAGTAACTGGCACTGTTGAAATCACCTACAGCAACAACAGTCCGGACAATATGGATTATCTCTGGCTACAACTGGACCAAAATATGTTTTCCCAGCAGGGCCGCGGACAGCTTATTTCACCCCTAACAAATAGCCGGTATGGTGATGCCAATTCCACCTTTGATGGTGGCTACAAAATCCAGTCCGTGACCGATGTGAATGGCCATGCGATTGAGCATATCATTGACGATACTCGCATGCAGCTTCGACTACCAGCGCCATTGAAAAGTAAAGGCGGAAAAATTTCCTTCAAAATAGCCTACCAATATACAGTACCACAATATGGCGCTGACCGTACGGGTATCCTTGACACCAAGAATGGCAAAATATATGCTATAGCGCAATGGTTTCCCCGACTCTGTGTTTACGATGATATCCGTGGCTGGAATACGCTTCCTTATACAGGGCCGGGAGAATTTTACCGCGAATTCGGAAATTACCAAGTAGAGATTACAGCGCCGGCCAACCATATCGTCGTCCTCGGAGGGGAGCTGCTAAACCCGCAGGAAGTTTTTACTGCAGAGCAGTTCAAAAGGTACCAGCAAGCACAGCGTAGCGACGAAACTGTATTGATACGCTCTGCCGAGGAAGTCACTGTAAAGCGTTCCAGACCGGACAAAAAAACGCTTACCTGGAAGTACCAGTTAAATAACGCACAGGATATTGCCTGGGCTTCTTCAACGGCTTTTATTCTGGACGGTGCCAGGATAAATCTGCCCAGTGGCCGAACGGCTTTGGCTCTTTCTGCCTACCCTGTGGAAAGTAATACTAACAATGCCTGGGAACGCTCTACTGAATACACCAAAGCGGCTATTGAAATTTATTCAAAAAAATGGTTTGAATACCCTTATCCCGTTGCTGTCAATGTAGCCTCCAACGTTGGTGGAATGGAATATCCCGCCCTTTCATTCTGTGGTAACCAAGCGAGAGCAGGATCCCTCTGGGGCGTGACCAACCACGAATTTGGGCACAACTGGTTTCCCATGATCGTCGGATCCAATGAACGCGAGCACGGCTGGATGGACGAAGGGTTCAACACGTTTATCAACGAACTGGCCACAGAAGAGTTCAATAACGGTGAATATTACCGTTCTCAAGCCAGCCGATCGTATATTTTTACGGCTCAGAACCTTGAACCCATCATGAGTACGCCACAAAATATGAAAGAACGTAATATCGGCGCGCTCGTATATTACAAGCCAGCTTATGGCCTAAAACTATTGCGCAACGTTATCGTCGGCAAGGAGCGTTTCGATTATGCCTTTAAAAAGTATATACAGGAGTGGGCCTATAAACATCCGACACCCGAAGATTTCTTCCGTGCTATGGAAAACGGTACCGGCGAAAGCCTCAACTGGTTTTGGCGAGGCTGGTTTGTCCACAATTGGCAAATGGACCAAGGCATCAAATCCGTGTCTTATGCCAACAATAATCCAATGCATGGTGCACTCGTAACTGTCGAGAATCTCGAAAAACTTCCTATGCCGATCATCGTGGAGGCCACTACCGTATCAGGCAAAAAAATCCGGAAAAAACTGCCGGTGGAAATCTGGGAACGGAATCAGGTCTGGCAGTTTAAAATGCCGACAACCGAAGCGCTGCAATCCGTAGAACTGGATCCAGAGCATGTGATGCCTGACAAGAATCCGGACAATAATATATGGAAGGCAAATTAG
- a CDS encoding ArsC family reductase, which yields MLQVYGIKNCNTVKKALTWLEDNQIAFQFHDFKKEGVSDEKLKAWEKSVDWQALLNKKGTTWKKLSPEQQAQVVDVKSANEVLKEHTSMIKRPVIEYNNGILLGFNEEEYQNNLK from the coding sequence ATGCTACAAGTATACGGGATCAAAAACTGCAATACGGTAAAAAAAGCCCTGACATGGCTTGAGGACAACCAGATAGCTTTCCAATTTCACGATTTCAAAAAGGAAGGTGTCAGTGACGAAAAGCTAAAAGCATGGGAAAAGTCGGTTGATTGGCAGGCTCTGCTTAATAAGAAGGGAACCACCTGGAAAAAACTGTCACCCGAACAGCAAGCGCAGGTAGTGGACGTCAAGAGTGCCAATGAGGTATTAAAAGAGCATACCAGTATGATCAAACGTCCTGTGATTGAATATAATAACGGTATTTTGCTCGGATTTAACGAAGAAGAATATCAGAACAATTTAAAATAG